The Metabacillus schmidteae nucleotide sequence TAGAGAGCATATTTTATTTTTGGGATAAAAAAATGAGCAGATCAAACTATTTTTTTTCAAAGATAGAGGATAAAAAACTGACTGACACCAAAGCTATTTCAATAATTATAGTGAAAAAATTAAGAGTGCTGGGTCTTTTTTAATAGTTAGTAATTGTGATTAAAGGAGGGTTACTTATTTTTTGTCCGTAAGACAATTTTTAACTTATGGAATGTCTACCAGATTTTGAGGGGTGATATAGAGAAGTGTTCCTGTTAGGCTTGTGTATGTAGCCAAGAGAACGCATGAAAAACCTGAGGGAGGATAAAATTTATATGAAGAAAACGATCATAAAACTTGTTGCTGTTTCAACATTAGCTTTATCGCTTGTAGCGATTACAGCTCCACAATCAAAAGCTAATGCTGCAACAACACATCAAGTAAAATCAGGTGATACATTTTGGATCATCGGTAAAAAGTATGGAGTACCTGTTAAAACGTTAAAGTCAACAAATAATAAAACTTCAAATTTATTATTTGTAGGGGAAAAGTTAGTTATCCCTCAAAGTGTAACAACGTCTGAGATGGATTTATTAGCAAGACTTGTTCATGCAGAAGCTAAAGGCGAGCCGTTTGCCGGGAAAGTTGCGGTTGCGTCTGTTGTATTAAACCGTGTTGATAGTTCATTGTTTCCAAATGATATAAAGAGTGTTATCTATCAAAAAGACCAAGGCTATTATGCATTTACTCCTGTTCAAAATGGAACAATTAATCAAATTGCGGATGCATCTGCAAAAGCAGCTGTGAAAGAAGCATTAGCATTTAGGGGAATGGGAAAAGGCTCACTGTATTTTTATAATCCGAAAACAGC carries:
- a CDS encoding cell wall hydrolase, with the protein product MKKTIIKLVAVSTLALSLVAITAPQSKANAATTHQVKSGDTFWIIGKKYGVPVKTLKSTNNKTSNLLFVGEKLVIPQSVTTSEMDLLARLVHAEAKGEPFAGKVAVASVVLNRVDSSLFPNDIKSVIYQKDQGYYAFTPVQNGTINQIADASAKAAVKEALAFRGMGKGSLYFYNPKTATSTWITSREVTITIGDHRFAK